A section of the Deltaproteobacteria bacterium genome encodes:
- a CDS encoding DsrE family protein — protein sequence MAKFLFVLSKDNVESATRCFQLSKIAHSKGHRVNLFFIGDGVIWADKKRDMTIKTVTGDCPNDYLPYLVEQEVPIGVUIPCAKARQVDEAHFFSNMVLDGGPHLIDLAAEAKVFNF from the coding sequence ATGGCTAAATTTCTATTTGTCTTAAGCAAGGATAATGTTGAAAGCGCCACCAGGTGTTTTCAGTTGAGCAAAATCGCCCATTCAAAAGGACACCGGGTAAATCTCTTTTTTATCGGCGATGGGGTAATCTGGGCCGATAAAAAAAGAGATATGACTATCAAGACGGTTACCGGGGATTGCCCTAACGATTATTTGCCTTACCTGGTTGAACAGGAGGTTCCTATTGGGGTTTGAATTCCTTGTGCCAAGGCCCGTCAGGTGGACGAGGCCCATTTTTTTTCCAATATGGTTCTGGATGGAGGACCCCATTTGATCGATTTGGCGGCGGAAGCCAAAGTTTTCAATTTTTGA
- a CDS encoding DUF2284 domain-containing protein, with protein sequence MENKSPINVCPTSEFYDHLIKKALEAGAIDARLLETNQVVFDPRSHLKCRFGCGRWGKYWTCPPHLATSLENFQEAFDRYQTALIIKTADPKKGQEVTLAIEREAMLSGGCIFAFGLALCVQCEACAYPEPCRYPHLARPAMDAFGVDIGKTVEPLGFQVEFDKEGKLLPAWYSMILLD encoded by the coding sequence GTGGAAAATAAAAGCCCTATAAACGTCTGCCCCACGTCTGAATTCTATGATCATTTGATTAAGAAAGCCCTTGAAGCAGGCGCTATAGACGCCCGTTTACTGGAAACGAATCAGGTGGTCTTTGATCCTCGTTCCCACCTTAAATGCCGTTTCGGTTGCGGGCGGTGGGGAAAATACTGGACCTGTCCCCCTCATCTGGCGACCTCTTTAGAAAATTTCCAAGAAGCCTTTGACCGCTACCAGACCGCCCTCATCATTAAGACGGCCGATCCTAAAAAAGGCCAGGAGGTGACCTTGGCCATTGAAAGGGAGGCCATGCTCAGCGGTGGCTGTATTTTCGCCTTTGGTCTGGCCCTCTGCGTTCAATGTGAGGCTTGTGCCTATCCGGAGCCCTGCCGCTACCCTCATCTGGCGCGGCCGGCCATGGATGCATTTGGAGTGGATATTGGAAAGACCGTGGAACCATTAGGATTCCAGGTGGAATTTGACAAGGAAGGTAAATTGTTACCGGCCTGGTACAGTATGATTTTATTAGATTAA